The Pseudomonas putida nucleotide sequence ATCGCCGCAGACACGGTGGTCATCGCCGAGACGAACAGGTAGCGGATGATGTCCAGCAGCGCCGGCAGGCAGATCGGCACGGTGACCCGCACGAAGTGCTTGTAGAGCGGCGCCTTGAGCGACAGCGCGGCAGCTTCGAACTCGCCGTCGAGCTGGCGCAGTGCGGTGGCGGCGGTCATCTGCGCGGTGGTCAGGTAGTGGGCGATGGTGCACAGCACCAGCAGCGCCATGCCGCCATAGAACACGTGCAGCGGGTTGCCGTTGAGGTTGAAGAAGAACACGTAGCCCAGGCCCAGTACCAACCCAGGCACCGCCATGGGAATGAAGCTGAGCAGGCGCAGGGCCTGGTTGAGCAGGCGCTGGCCCTGGGTTTTCTCCATCAGGTAGGCGCCGGTGAAGATCACCAGGCTGCCGATCAGTGCGGTGCACAGGGCCATGGTCACGCTGTTGCGGTAGGCCAGCCAGCCGCCACCGGCAGTGTCGTCGAACATATAGTGCTTGAACGACAGGGTCAGGTTGTACGGCCAGAACGTCACCAGCGACGAGTACACCGCCATGCCGATTACCACCAGCAGCGCCGCGCAGACCACCAGCACAATGACCAGGAAGCAGGCATCACGGCAGCGCGACGGCTTGGGCTCGAACACCTGGGCACGGCCGCTCATTGCCTCGCCCTGGCGCCGACGCAACCAGGCATCGACGCCGAAGCTGAGCAGCGCTGGCAGCAGCAGGACCATGCCGATCAACGCGCCCCGGCCGAATTGCTGCTGGCCAACCACCGCCTTGTAGGCCTCCAGCGCCAGCACCTGATAGTCGCCGCCGACTACCACCGGTACACCGAAGTCGGTGATGGTCAGGGTGAACACCAGGCAGAACGCAGCGAACACCGCCTGACGCGTGGCTGGCCAGGTGATGCTGCAAAACGCCCGCCACGGCCCGGCGCCCATGCTCGACGCCGCGTCGAATAGCCGGGCGTCGGCCAGTGACAGGGCCGAGAGCAGGATCATCAGCGCATGGGGGAAGGTGTAGATGGCCTCGCCGAGGACAATGCCCCAGAAGCCGTAGATGTTGTCGCTGATTAGGCTGCGCAGCAGGCCCTGGTTGCCGAACAGGTAGACCAGGGCAATCGCCGGCAGCATCGACGGCGCCAGCAGTGGCAGCAGCGAAATGCCGCGCCACAGGCCCTTGGCCGGGATCAGCGTACGCTGCAGGGCGTAGGCGAAGAGGTAGGCCAGCGGCACCACGATCGCCGCCACGGTGCAGGCCACCGACAGGCTGTTGCCGAGCAGCCAGTGGAAGTTTTCGCTGGCGAACAGTTCTCGGGCGGCCAACAGGCCACCGCCCTGACCGGCTTCACCGCTGAAGCCTTTCCAGAAAATGGCCAGCAACGGCATCACCACGGCCAGCAGCAGAAGGACCAGCAGCAGGCTCTTGCCGCCGATGACGAACAGGCGGTCACCCAGGGCGACGTCGCTGCGTCGCGCATCCTTGGTCTGGGTCAGCGGCAGGGACATTGGCGCGGCCATCTCAGGCAAACACCTGCAGGCTCTGCGGTGGCAAGGCCACCCAGATATCCTGCGAGCCCAAGCGAGGCATGGCTTCCGGCGCCAGTTCGGCGAGCAGCGCATGGCCCGGCAGGGCCTTGAGTTCGAAGCTCATGCGGCAGCGGTTGCCGAGGAAGGTGATTTCGCGGACCTTGGCCGGGAACAGGTTTTCCTCATGCACCAACGGATTGACGGTGATCGCCTCCGGGCGGCAGAACAGCCGGCCACTGCGGGCGGTACCCGCGCTGCTCGCCAGGCGCATGCTCATGGCGCCGACCTGGGCGTGGCTGTCGCTACTGCGCTGGAACGGCAGCCAGTTGCCCTGGCCGACGAACTCGGCAACGAACGGCGTGGCCGGCTGGTCGTAGATCTCCTGCGGGGTCGCGTATTGCTCGACCTGGCCGTTGTTCATCACCGCAATGCGGTCGGCCATGAGCATGGCTTCGTCCTGGTTGTGGGTGACCATCAACGTGGTGATGCCCAGCTGACGCTGCAATTGGCGCAGTTCGGTGCACAGATGCTCACGCACCCGGGCATCCAGCGCCGACATCGGTTCGTCGAGCAGCAGCAGCGAGGGCGAAGGTGCCAGCGCACGGGCAAGGGCCACACGTTGCTGCTGGCCGCCGGAAAGCTGGCCTGGGTACTTTTTCTCGCTGCCGCTCAGGCCGACCAGCTCGAGCATTTCTGCCACACGCTGGCGGCTCTCGTCGCGGCTGCTGCCGGTCAGGCCGTAGGCAATGTTGGCTTCGACGGTCAGGTTGGGGAACAGCGCGTAGGACTGGAACAGAATGCCGTAGTCCCGGGCCTGGGGTGGCAGTTCGGAAATGTCCCGCTCACCGATGTACAGCGCGCCACGGTCCTGACGCTCAAGGCCGGCAATGCAGCGCAGCAGGGTGGTCTTGCCGCAACCGGACGGGCCGAGCAGGCAGACCAGCTCGCCAGCAGCGATGTCCAGGGACACGTCGTTGAGCGCCGTGAAGGCACCGAAACGCTTGTGGATACCGCGCACTTTCATCTGTGCGCCCGGGGTGGCGTGGTTCATGGCAAGGCCTCATCGAACAAGTGAGGCCATGCTAGGAACGCTGTGCGAAGGTTCTGTGGCTTTTGGGCAAAACCCGGTGATAGTGGTATAGGCAGATTTTGTAGTAGGCCGCTCCTACAGGTGCGAACCCACCACTTCCTGCGCCACACCGAGGAATGCCGCCGGCAACCGGGCCTGGCGCCGCTCCTTCAGGCAATACAGGTATTCATGCATCACCGGCGCATTCTCCAGCGCCAGCACCCGCAACTCCGGGTTATGCGGCACCTCATGCCGGGCAATCACGCTGATGCCGATATTGCGCAGTACTGCCTCACGGATCGACTCGCGGCTACCGATCTCCAGCAACGCCCCGGCCTTGACCCCGGCGTCCAACATCATCTGCTCGGTCAGCTTGCGCGTGGTCGAGCCCTTCTCGCGCATGAGCAGGCAATGCCCCGCCAACCCCTCGATGGATACCGCCTGCCGAAGGGCCAACGGATGATTGCGGTGCACCGCCACCACCAGCGGGTCGGTGCCCAGCACCCGCCGCACCAGCCGCGCATCCTCCACCAGCTGTGACGACGCCGCGATATCCACCCGGTAATCCTCGAGCATCTCCAGCACCTGCTGCGAATTGCCGATCTCCACCGTCACCTCGACCTGGGGCAGGCGTTCGCGGAAGATCTTCACCAGGTCGAGGATGTAGTAAGGCGCAGTGGCAGCAATGCGCAAACTGCCCTGGGCCTGGCCGCTGTTGCGCAGCTCGAACTCGATGTCGGCCTCCTGCTGCAGCAGCGCCTTGACCATCGGCAGCAGGCGCACGCCCTCCTCGCTCAGCACCAGGCGCCGGCCTCCGCGGTAGAACAGTTCCACCGCGTAATGGCTTTCCAGGTTGCGGATCTGCGTGGTCACCGTCGGCTGGCTGAGTCCGAGCTTCTTCGCCGCCAAGGTGATGCTGCCCAGGCGGGCCACCATGTAGAAGGCTTTGAGTTCGGCACTCAGCATTGCAGGACCTCATTTGCGCAGCAGGCGCAGACCATTGAATACCACCAGCAGGCTCACGCCCATGTCGGCGAACACCGCCATCCACATGGTGGCCATGCCGGCAAAGGTGATCGCCAGGAAAATCGCCTTGATGCCCAGCGCCAGAACGATGTTCTGCGTCAGGATCGCCGCACTTTGGCGCGACAGCCTGACGAACGCCGGGATTTTGCGCAAGTCGTCATCCATCAGCGCCACGTCGGCGGTCTCGATCGCCGTGTCGGTACCTGCCGCTGCCATGGCGAAGCCGATTTCGGCACGAGCCAGGGCCGGCGCGTCGTTGATGCCATCGCCAACCATGCCCACCCGGTGCCCTTCGACGTAGAGCTTCTCGATGCTGTGCAGCTTGTCGGCGGGCAACAGGTTGCCCGCGGCGCGGTCGATGCCCACCTGGGCGGCGATAGCCTGGGCGGTGTGCGGATTGTCGCCAGTCAACATGACGGTCTTGATGCCCAGTGCGTGCAGTTCGGCAATCGCCTGACGGCTGCTGTCCTTGACCGTATCGGCCACGGCGAACAGGGCCAACGGCCCGGAACGGTCGAGCAGCAGAACGACGGTCTTGCCCTGGCGTTCCAGCGTATCCAGTTGGGCTTCCAGCTCCGGCGAGCACAGGCCTAGCTCCTCGACCAAGCGATGGTTGCCCAAGTGGTAGGTTTCGCCGTCGATATCACCCCGCACGCCGCGGCCGGCCAGGGCCGCGAATTCGCTGACCTCGCTCAGCGCCAGGTTATGCGCCTTGGCGAACTGGGCGATAGCGCCCGACACCGGGTGATCGGAACGGTCGGCCAGGCTCGCCGCAAACGCTTGGGCACGGCCCTCGAAAAGGGGTTCAAGCACCTTGACGTCGGTTTGCACCGGTTTGCCGTGGGTGATGGTGCCGGTCTTGTCCAGGGCCAGGAAGTCC carries:
- a CDS encoding LysR family transcriptional regulator; this translates as MLSAELKAFYMVARLGSITLAAKKLGLSQPTVTTQIRNLESHYAVELFYRGGRRLVLSEEGVRLLPMVKALLQQEADIEFELRNSGQAQGSLRIAATAPYYILDLVKIFRERLPQVEVTVEIGNSQQVLEMLEDYRVDIAASSQLVEDARLVRRVLGTDPLVVAVHRNHPLALRQAVSIEGLAGHCLLMREKGSTTRKLTEQMMLDAGVKAGALLEIGSRESIREAVLRNIGISVIARHEVPHNPELRVLALENAPVMHEYLYCLKERRQARLPAAFLGVAQEVVGSHL
- a CDS encoding putative 2-aminoethylphosphonate ABC transporter ATP-binding protein, with product MNHATPGAQMKVRGIHKRFGAFTALNDVSLDIAAGELVCLLGPSGCGKTTLLRCIAGLERQDRGALYIGERDISELPPQARDYGILFQSYALFPNLTVEANIAYGLTGSSRDESRQRVAEMLELVGLSGSEKKYPGQLSGGQQQRVALARALAPSPSLLLLDEPMSALDARVREHLCTELRQLQRQLGITTLMVTHNQDEAMLMADRIAVMNNGQVEQYATPQEIYDQPATPFVAEFVGQGNWLPFQRSSDSHAQVGAMSMRLASSAGTARSGRLFCRPEAITVNPLVHEENLFPAKVREITFLGNRCRMSFELKALPGHALLAELAPEAMPRLGSQDIWVALPPQSLQVFA
- a CDS encoding putative 2-aminoethylphosphonate ABC transporter permease subunit, whose product is MAAPMSLPLTQTKDARRSDVALGDRLFVIGGKSLLLVLLLLAVVMPLLAIFWKGFSGEAGQGGGLLAARELFASENFHWLLGNSLSVACTVAAIVVPLAYLFAYALQRTLIPAKGLWRGISLLPLLAPSMLPAIALVYLFGNQGLLRSLISDNIYGFWGIVLGEAIYTFPHALMILLSALSLADARLFDAASSMGAGPWRAFCSITWPATRQAVFAAFCLVFTLTITDFGVPVVVGGDYQVLALEAYKAVVGQQQFGRGALIGMVLLLPALLSFGVDAWLRRRQGEAMSGRAQVFEPKPSRCRDACFLVIVLVVCAALLVVIGMAVYSSLVTFWPYNLTLSFKHYMFDDTAGGGWLAYRNSVTMALCTALIGSLVIFTGAYLMEKTQGQRLLNQALRLLSFIPMAVPGLVLGLGYVFFFNLNGNPLHVFYGGMALLVLCTIAHYLTTAQMTAATALRQLDGEFEAAALSLKAPLYKHFVRVTVPICLPALLDIIRYLFVSAMTTVSAAIFLYSPDTILAAVAVLNMDDAGNVGGAAAMSTLILLTSAAASLLLAGASRGLLRRSQAWRQRAPGH